CCCCGCGGTACCATGTGGTCGGGACGGATTTCGCCCCCTCCCAGAGACGAATTCGCCGTAACGATACCACGTTTTACTTTTTGCTAACACCCAAAAACCAGGTTTGTGCACCGGATCCTGAAGACCCGCATCACAAATTTTTGACATCCGGAAACAGAATAGGTTCCCGGTTCATCCGGTCAGCGACAAAGCTGAATGGAGGAGATATATAGTCCTCCCCTGTCGACAACGTACGGATCCGTCCTGCGACTGATGACCCCGGTTCTCCCAAGCCACATGCCCGCCACCCCGGCGGACAGCGCTCTCGCTGCCCTTCATGCAGCGGTGGAGCGCCTCTTCCGCGCGGCCGATGCGGCCAGCGTGGCGGAGATCTGTGAGGCCATGCTTAGGGATCTGGGCATCGAGGGCCGCCTCCACTGGCGGCTGCTGGGCGACACGGAGCCGCCGAACGAGCAGCTGACCCAGCTTGATCTGGCCGAGGACCCGCAGGGCCTGCGCTCGCTGGTTCTGGCCCTGCCCACCGGCACGATCTCAGACCCCATGAGAGAAAATCTCTCGTGGATCGGGCGACTGGTGGCCTGTCGCCTGCGCCAGCTGGCCGAAACCTCGCGTCTTTACGAAGCCATCTCGCGCCTGGCCCTGGCCGAACGACTGCAGCGCGCGCTCTACGCCATCGCCGACCAGGCGGGCGCCGAGCACAACATGACCGAGATGATGCATTCGCTGCACGCCATCCTCGGCAGCCTGATGTACGCGGAGAACTTCTACATCGCGCTCTACGACGCGCCCACCGATACGGTGCGCTTCCCGTACTACGTGGACACGATGGACAAGGAGCCGCCCTCGCCCGACGAGTCGGTACCGCTGCAGGACATGCGCTACAGCCTGACCTGGAACCTGTTGCAGACCGGCCAGGCCATCATGGGTTCGGTGACCGAGCTCACCGAGCAGTTCAAGGGTCGCTTCGTGTTGCTCGGACCCGTGTGCGAACACTGGCTGGGCGTGCCCTTGCTGCGCGATGGACGCATCGTGGGCGGCATCGTGATGCAGAGCTATCGCGAAGACACCCACTACAGCGAGCACGACCGCGAACTGCTCAGCTACGTCGCCAAACACGTGCAGACGGCGCTCGAGCGGCGCGAGGCGCACGAAGAGCTCGAGCGCCGCGTCTCCAGCCGTACCGCGGCCCTGCGCGAGGCCAACCGCGTGCTGCGCCAGCAGGTGCTGCAGCGCCAGCGTGGCGAGCGTTTGCAGGCCGCCCTCTTCCGCATCGCCGAGCTGGCCAACGCCTCCGAGAGCATCGACAACTTTTACGCCGCGGTGCATCGCGTCATCGGCGGCCTGCTCTATGCGCGCAACTTCTACATCGCGCTGCTGGACGAAGAACAGAAGACGCTGAGCTTCCCCTACTCCGTGGACGAGTTCGACACGGTGCGCCTGCCGCGTGCCCATGGCCGGGGCGTCACCGAGTACGTGCTGCGCCATGCCAAGCCGCTGCTGGCTGATCCGGCCGAATTCGACCGCCTGCAGCACATGGGCGAGGTCACCCATCGTGGCTCGCGCTCGCTCTGTTGGCTGGGCGTGCCGCTGATCTGGGGCGACCGCGCCATGGGCGTGCTGGCGGTGCAGAGCTATTCGCAGGAACACACTTACGACGTCCGCGACCAGGAGTTGCTCACCTTCGTGGGCTACCACGTAGCCAACGCACTGCAACGCAAGCACACCACCGAGTCGCTGAAGCAGGCCTACGCAAGCCTGGAGCGCCGCGTCACCGAACGCACGCGCGCCCTTGCCCTGGCCAACCGCGACCTGCGTGAGCAGATTGCCGAGCGCGAGCGCGTGGAGCGCCGCCTGAAGTACGAAACCCTGCACGACTCGCTGACTGGCCTGCCCAATCGCACGCTGTTGCTGCAGCGCCTTGAACAGGCATTGCAGCGCTATCACAGCGATACGCAGGAACTGTTCGCGGTGCTGTTCATCGACCTGGACCGCTTCAAGGTCATCAACGACTCCGTCGGCCACCTGGTGGGCGACGACCTGCTGTTCCAGGTGGGTGGTCGCATCCGTGCCTGCCTGAAGACGCGCGACGTCGTTGCTCGCCTGGGCGGCGACGAATTCGCCGTGCTGGCCGAAGGCATCACCGACCCCAAGATGGCGATGCTCATCGCCGAACGCATCATCGACGAGCTGCAGACGCCCTTCCGCCTCGGCGCGAAGGAGATCTTCACCTCGGCCTCGATCGGCATCGCCCTGCCCAGCCCGCACTATCAGCGCCCGGAAGAGCTGCTGCGCGACGCCGACGCCGCGATGTATCGCGCCAAGGATGAAGGCCGCCATCGCGCGGCGGTGTTCGACGATCGCCTCCGCCGCGAAGCCTTGTCCCTGCTGGAAATGGAAGGCGACCTGCGCCGCGCGCTGAGCCGCAACGAATTCGTGCCGTTCTACCAGCCCATCGTGGCCCTGCAGACCGGCCGCACGGTGGGCTACGAGGCCTTGCTGCGCTGGCGCCATCCCGATCGTGGCCTGCTCACGCCGGGCGACTTCCTGGCCGTGGCCGAGGAAAGCGGCTGCTCGGAAAGCATCGACTGGCAGATCTTCGAACAAGTCTGTGCACAGGCCGAAGCGCTGGCCGGCAGCGACGGCTTCGTGAGCATCAATGTGTCCGGCCGGCACTTCCGCTCGCTGGACCTGGACAAGCGCATGCTCGACCTGATCGAGTCGCATCGCGTGCCGCCACGCTGCCTGCGCATCGAGGTCACCGAGCGCGCCCTGCTGGAGAACGCCGCGCAGGTGAAGCGCATGCTCGATAACCTGCGCAGCCAGGGCGTGAGCATTGCCCTGGACGATTTCGGTACCGGCTACTCGTCACTCAGCTACCTGCACCAGTACCCCATCGAAACGCTGAAGATCGATCGCTCCTTCATCGTGGAATTGCCGCGTGAAGGCGGGCATGGTGCGGCCGTGGTGCGCGCCATCCAGGCGCTGGCCAATTCGCTGCAGATGCAGGTGATCGCCGAAGGCATCGAGGATGAGGAACAGCGCGAGGCGCTGCTGCGCATCGGTTGCCGCTACGGCCAGGGCTTCCTGTTCGCCACGCCCAAGATGGCCGAGGTGTGGCTGCAGCGGGAACACCACTTCGCTCTGCCCTGAGGGCACGCCCATTCGTTCGCCATTCCGGCGCACCCCGCAAAAGGGGACAAGGGCCGGAGTGACGAGCAAAAAAACGGCGCCTCAAGGGCGCCGTTTTTCTTGCTCGCGAAGCAAGGCTTACTGCGTCGTCTGGGGCGCACTCGTGGTCGGGCTGACGCTGAGCAGGTGCTCGGCATCGACGCGATCGAAGGTGTAGCGCTGTGCACAGAATTCGCAGATCACCTCGATCTCGCCTTCACGGGCTTCCAGCGCCGCTTCCACTTCGTCGCGGCCCAGCGAGCGAAGCACCGCCTCGACACGCTCGCGCGTGCAGCTGCAACCAAAGGCCAGCGGACGGGGCTCGAACAGGCGCACCGACTCCTCGTGATACAGGCGGTACAGCAGCTGTTCCGGTGCGGTGGCGAGCAGCTCTTCTGCGCCCAGGGTGGCCGTAAGGTGCTGGATGCGCGTCCAGGCATCCGCATCCTCCACCACGTCGTGGCCACCTTCGTCCGGCAGCTTCTGCAGCATCAGGCCCACGGCATGCTCGCCGTCGGCGGCCAGCACGATGCGTGCCGGCAGCTGTTCGGACTGGCTGAAGTAGTTCTCCAGCGCCGAGGCCAGCTCCGGATGCTGCAGGTCGACCAGGCCCTGGTAACGCTGGCCACGCTCGGCATTGCCGATGGTGATGGCCATGATGGCATCCGGCAGCTCGGCCAGATCCAGCGTGGCCGGCAACGGATCGCTCCAGCGCGCCAGGCCACGCAGGCGACCCTGATCGGTGCATTCGGCAAACAGCAGGCGCAGCGGGCCGCTGCTCTTCAGCTCCACCGAAAGCGCGCCTTCGAGCTTGATGTTGCCCGTCAGCAAGGCGCTGGCGGCCAGGGTCTGGCCAAGCACGGAGCGCAACGTGGCCGGATAGGCGGAACGACCGGCGACTTCGCGCCAGGCCGGCCCCAGACGCACGAGCACGCCGCGCACGCCGGCGCGCTCAAGCATGAAGCGATGCAGCACATCTTCGACAAGCACGGTTTCCACGGGATGGACCTCTCAAGAACAATTCAACTAGATGGGGGCGCCTGCATGCGGGCACAACGGCCGGCGGCGAGAGGGGGCTGGGGCCCCTATACTGCCGCCAATTCCGCCCAAGCGCCGCCATGACATCACGACGCCCGTTCGCCGCCCGCCTTTTGCGCTCCATCATCCTGGTCGCGGTTGCCTGGCTGGCGCTCAGCTGGCTCATCGTACTGATCCTGCGGTTCGTGCCACCCTGGACGTCGGCGGTGATGATGGAGCGCCAGGTTGGCGCGCTCATCCATGGCGAGAAAGACTTCCATCTGCAGCACCACTGGGTGCCGTGGAGCCAGGTGTCGCCGTATGTGCCGCTGGCCATGGTGGCCGGTGAGGATCAGAAATTCCCGTTTCACCACGGTTTTGACTTCGACTCCATCCAGGACGCCGTGGACGCCGCCGACGAGGGACGTCGCTTGCGCGGCGCCAGCACCATCAGCCAGCAGACCGCCAAGAACCTGTTCCTGTGGAACGGGCGCAGCTTCGTGCGCAAGGGGCTGGAGGCGTATTTCACCGTGCTGATCGAACTGACCTGGCCCAAGCAGCGCATCCTTGAGGTGTACATGAACATGGCGGAGCTGGGCGACGGCATTTATGGCGTGGGCGCCGCCAGCGATGCGTTCTTCCACGTGCCGCCCGCGCGGCTCAGCGCGGCCCAGGCGGCCCGCCTGGCCGCGGTGCTGCCCAGCCCCCGCCGCTTCCATGCCGACCGCCCCACCGCCTACGTGCAGAGCCGTGCGGACTGGATCCAGCAACAGATGGCACAGCTCGGCGGCCCGGGATACCTGCAGGGCAGGCAGCAGCCGCGTGACACGCGCCGCCGTTGAGGCTCGCCCGACACCGACGCATGCACTAGCATTCGCCGTTCCATCAAGAAGCCGCTCGCGCCCATGCCACGCCTCACCGTCGTCGTGCCCGCCTATAACGAAGCCGCCGTACTGGAGATTTTCCACGCGCGGCTGGGAAGCGTGCTGGCCGAGCTCCCGCTGGACTGCGACGTGCTCTACATCGATGACGGCAGCAGCGACACCACCTGGGAGCTGATTGGCGCATTAGCCGCAAGAGACAGCCGCATTGGCGCGCTCAAACTGTCGCGCAACTTCGGCAAGGAGGCTGCGCTCACCGCAGGCCTGGACCATGTCGATGCCGATGCGGCCGTGGTCATCGATGCCGATCTGCAGGACCCGCCGGAACTGATTCCCGCCCTGGTCGAACGCTGGCGCGAGGGCTTCGACGTGGTCTACGCCACCCGCTCTGCACGCGAGGGCGAAACCGGCTTCAAGAAGTTCACTTCCGCCCTGTTCTACCGGAGCATGGAGCGCGTCTCGGACACGCGCCTGCCCCGCGACACCGGTGACTTCCGGCTACTGTCCCGCCGCGCACTGGACGCCTTGCACCAGCTGCGCGAGCGCCAGCGCTTCATGAAAGGCCTGTTCACCTGGATCGGTTACCGCCAGACGGCCGTCCATTACCTGCGCGAACCGCGCCAGGCGGGCGTGACCAAGTGGAATTACTGGCGGCTGCTGCAGCTGGCCATCGAGGGTTTCACCTCCTTCTCCACGGCGCCGCTGCGACTCGCCACCTGGGTGGGCATGGCGGCATCGCTGCTGGCCTTTCTGTTCGGGATCTGGGTGTTCGGCAAAGCCTTGCTGTTCGGCGACGTGGTGCACGGCTACCCGTCGCTGATGGTGGTGATCCTGTTCATGGGCGGCGTGCAGATGCTGGCCCTGGGCGTGATCGGCGAGTACCTGGGACGCAACTACGCCGAGAGCAAGCAGCGGCCGCTGTACTTCATCGAGGAAAAACGCACGCCCCGCGCGCGCTCCTGAGGGCTGCCCTGCCCGCGCTTCACGCCGGGCCAACACCACGTCCCCACGGCGGCGCTAGACTCTTTCCATGCGGCCGGATGGCGGCCTCCCGAGAGGTGCAAGCATGCGACAGGTCAAGCATTTGCTGGAAGGCAAGGGCACCGACATCTTCAGCATCGCACCGGACGCGCCCGTACTCGAAGCGATCAAGCACATGGCGGAGCGACGTGTCGGCGCGCTGCTGGTGATGCGCGGCGAACGGCTGGTCGGCATCGTTTCCGAGCGTGACTACGCGCGGAAAGTGATCCTGCAGGGTCGCTCCTCCGCGCAAACCGCGGTCTCCGAAATCATGAGCAGCCCGGCGCTCACCGTGGGGCCGGATACCGACGTGTTCGACTGCATGCGCCTGTGCACCGACAGCCGTATCCGCCACCTGCCCGTGGTCAGCGGCGATCGCGTGGTCGGCGTGATTTCGATCGGCGACCTGGTGAAGGAAGTGATCGACGCCCAGGCCGAACAGATCGAACAGCTGCAGCGTTACATCACCAGCTGAGCGTCAGGCCTCGGCCGGGTTTGACGGGTGTGCCGACGCTTTGGCGACCTGCTGCTCTGGCAGCAGGTCGGGTGAGCGGGCTGCGCGCGCCGCCACCCAGGTAGCCAGCGCGGACACGCCCGCGCCGATGCCTGCCATGCCGGTGGCGGCCACGCCCAGCGTGCCCAGCAGGCTCACGCCACTGGTGACCAGCACGTCGCCAAAGCGCCAGATGGCCGTCTCCACGAAGTTCTTGCCCTTGTAGCGCGTTTCGCGCGGCACCCGGGTGTACAACGCATCCACCGCGGGCTTGGTCATGCCGTAGGCGAAGCCGCGCGAGCCCACCATCATGATCGAAAGCATCGGCACCACCAGGCCGAGCAGGTTCACGTTGCCGATGCCAAGCACGACCACGAGCAACAGCAGTACGAAATTGACCAGCGAAGGGACCACCAGCGCCGCTCCCGCGCCCTTGCGGATCAGCAACCAGCGCGTGAGCGTGAGCTGCAGCACGACGCCCAGCAGGTTCGCCGCAAGGTCCAGGTCGTTGTAGAACGAGGTACGCGCGATGCGATCGGGAATGTGCGCCTTGGTGTAGTCGGCCATCAGGGCGTAGGCCAGCGTACCGATGCCATCGCCCAGCACCATCAGGATGGCCATGTAACGCAGGAACGGGCGCGTCCACAGCTCCTTGATGCCGGCCCAGAGCGAACCACCGATAACCTCGCCGTCACGCGCCTCGGCGCGGCAATCGTGTCGCGACGACAGGTTCAGCAACAGGACCAGTGCGAACACCAGCGCCGCCGCCGAGACCACCAGCAAGGCCGCCACGCCAATCACCTGCACCAGTGCCTTGGTCACCAGCGGACCGAAGATGGCACCGGCCATGCCGCCCAACGCAATCAACGGGAAGATGCGCCGCGCCTGCACGCTCTGGAAGATGTCGGCCATGAAACTCCAGAACAGCGACACCACGAACAGGTTGAACACGCTGACCCAGATGAAGAACCCCACGCCGAGCGCACGCGCGCCGATGCGGTCCTGCGCCATGAAAGCCGGCACGAAGGCCAGCAGGCAGGCCACGAAAAAGCTGTAGCTCCAGCCCAGCAGGCGCCTGCGCGGAAAGTGCGACACCAGCGCACCGAACACCGGCGTCAGCAGCAGCATCACGCCGAACGTGCTGGCGTAGAACAAAGGAAGCGATTGGGAACCGACGGCGCCGCTGAGCTGGTCGCGCACAGGCCGGATGATGTAGTAAGCCGTCATCACGAAGAAAAAGGCCACCGCAGAAAGAATCGATGCGAGGCCTTCGTTCGCTGCGGCAGGTCGGGGGGTATTCACCGGCGTTTCCAGCGTGGGTCCGGTACAGACTAGCATGCCGGTATGACGGGCAAGGATCAGGGGGCGAGGTGATCTACGACTACATCATCGTGGGCGCGGGTTCGGCAGGTTGCGTGCTGGCCAACCGCCTCAGTGCCGACGGTACGAAGCGCGTGTTGTTGCTGGAGGCCGGTCCATCGGACTGGCATCCGTTGATCCACATGCCCGCCGGCATCGCACGCCTGGCCAACAACCGCCGCCTCAACTGGAGTTACCGCACCGAGCCGGAGGCCCAGTTGAACGGGCGCACCTTGTGGTGGCCGCGCGGCAAGACCCTGGGTGGCTCCAGCTCGATCAACGCCATGTGCTACATCCGCGGTGTGGCCGGCGACTATGACCGCTGGGCGGAAGCCACCGGCGACGCGCGCTGGTCGTGGGAAAACGTA
The nucleotide sequence above comes from Dyella telluris. Encoded proteins:
- a CDS encoding NTP/NDP exchange transporter produces the protein MLSAVAFFFVMTAYYIIRPVRDQLSGAVGSQSLPLFYASTFGVMLLLTPVFGALVSHFPRRRLLGWSYSFFVACLLAFVPAFMAQDRIGARALGVGFFIWVSVFNLFVVSLFWSFMADIFQSVQARRIFPLIALGGMAGAIFGPLVTKALVQVIGVAALLVVSAAALVFALVLLLNLSSRHDCRAEARDGEVIGGSLWAGIKELWTRPFLRYMAILMVLGDGIGTLAYALMADYTKAHIPDRIARTSFYNDLDLAANLLGVVLQLTLTRWLLIRKGAGAALVVPSLVNFVLLLLVVVLGIGNVNLLGLVVPMLSIMMVGSRGFAYGMTKPAVDALYTRVPRETRYKGKNFVETAIWRFGDVLVTSGVSLLGTLGVAATGMAGIGAGVSALATWVAARAARSPDLLPEQQVAKASAHPSNPAEA
- the mtgA gene encoding monofunctional biosynthetic peptidoglycan transglycosylase codes for the protein MTSRRPFAARLLRSIILVAVAWLALSWLIVLILRFVPPWTSAVMMERQVGALIHGEKDFHLQHHWVPWSQVSPYVPLAMVAGEDQKFPFHHGFDFDSIQDAVDAADEGRRLRGASTISQQTAKNLFLWNGRSFVRKGLEAYFTVLIELTWPKQRILEVYMNMAELGDGIYGVGAASDAFFHVPPARLSAAQAARLAAVLPSPRRFHADRPTAYVQSRADWIQQQMAQLGGPGYLQGRQQPRDTRRR
- a CDS encoding CBS domain-containing protein; the encoded protein is MRQVKHLLEGKGTDIFSIAPDAPVLEAIKHMAERRVGALLVMRGERLVGIVSERDYARKVILQGRSSAQTAVSEIMSSPALTVGPDTDVFDCMRLCTDSRIRHLPVVSGDRVVGVISIGDLVKEVIDAQAEQIEQLQRYITS
- a CDS encoding Hsp33 family molecular chaperone HslO, which encodes METVLVEDVLHRFMLERAGVRGVLVRLGPAWREVAGRSAYPATLRSVLGQTLAASALLTGNIKLEGALSVELKSSGPLRLLFAECTDQGRLRGLARWSDPLPATLDLAELPDAIMAITIGNAERGQRYQGLVDLQHPELASALENYFSQSEQLPARIVLAADGEHAVGLMLQKLPDEGGHDVVEDADAWTRIQHLTATLGAEELLATAPEQLLYRLYHEESVRLFEPRPLAFGCSCTRERVEAVLRSLGRDEVEAALEAREGEIEVICEFCAQRYTFDRVDAEHLLSVSPTTSAPQTTQ
- a CDS encoding bifunctional diguanylate cyclase/phosphodiesterase — protein: MTPVLPSHMPATPADSALAALHAAVERLFRAADAASVAEICEAMLRDLGIEGRLHWRLLGDTEPPNEQLTQLDLAEDPQGLRSLVLALPTGTISDPMRENLSWIGRLVACRLRQLAETSRLYEAISRLALAERLQRALYAIADQAGAEHNMTEMMHSLHAILGSLMYAENFYIALYDAPTDTVRFPYYVDTMDKEPPSPDESVPLQDMRYSLTWNLLQTGQAIMGSVTELTEQFKGRFVLLGPVCEHWLGVPLLRDGRIVGGIVMQSYREDTHYSEHDRELLSYVAKHVQTALERREAHEELERRVSSRTAALREANRVLRQQVLQRQRGERLQAALFRIAELANASESIDNFYAAVHRVIGGLLYARNFYIALLDEEQKTLSFPYSVDEFDTVRLPRAHGRGVTEYVLRHAKPLLADPAEFDRLQHMGEVTHRGSRSLCWLGVPLIWGDRAMGVLAVQSYSQEHTYDVRDQELLTFVGYHVANALQRKHTTESLKQAYASLERRVTERTRALALANRDLREQIAERERVERRLKYETLHDSLTGLPNRTLLLQRLEQALQRYHSDTQELFAVLFIDLDRFKVINDSVGHLVGDDLLFQVGGRIRACLKTRDVVARLGGDEFAVLAEGITDPKMAMLIAERIIDELQTPFRLGAKEIFTSASIGIALPSPHYQRPEELLRDADAAMYRAKDEGRHRAAVFDDRLRREALSLLEMEGDLRRALSRNEFVPFYQPIVALQTGRTVGYEALLRWRHPDRGLLTPGDFLAVAEESGCSESIDWQIFEQVCAQAEALAGSDGFVSINVSGRHFRSLDLDKRMLDLIESHRVPPRCLRIEVTERALLENAAQVKRMLDNLRSQGVSIALDDFGTGYSSLSYLHQYPIETLKIDRSFIVELPREGGHGAAVVRAIQALANSLQMQVIAEGIEDEEQREALLRIGCRYGQGFLFATPKMAEVWLQREHHFALP
- a CDS encoding glycosyltransferase family 2 protein, whose amino-acid sequence is MPRLTVVVPAYNEAAVLEIFHARLGSVLAELPLDCDVLYIDDGSSDTTWELIGALAARDSRIGALKLSRNFGKEAALTAGLDHVDADAAVVIDADLQDPPELIPALVERWREGFDVVYATRSAREGETGFKKFTSALFYRSMERVSDTRLPRDTGDFRLLSRRALDALHQLRERQRFMKGLFTWIGYRQTAVHYLREPRQAGVTKWNYWRLLQLAIEGFTSFSTAPLRLATWVGMAASLLAFLFGIWVFGKALLFGDVVHGYPSLMVVILFMGGVQMLALGVIGEYLGRNYAESKQRPLYFIEEKRTPRARS